From the Hyphomicrobium sp. ghe19 genome, one window contains:
- a CDS encoding NAD(P)/FAD-dependent oxidoreductase, with translation MTSDFDIVVIGAGVVGTAIARDLSRFKLKVALLEARPDFGDESSKGNSALMTSGIEIAPDSLEYRLVQRGYARYLEEAPALGLPMRKVGALTLAWSDEQCAILEEEFERVRALGHQDFHRLESAEIYDRWPNFGPGIRLALWAPEEGIADPFSTPYAYVLDAVTNGVEFHHSWPVQSVDRLQNGWALHSERRNVVRARLVINASGLRADIVEALAGYNDFEMRPRRGQYLVLDKAARAIHDVIAMPTPTPKGRGILISPTIFGNVIVGPTAEDVDDRDDRATTVDGIKLLKEAMATMVPGLTAIPVNTAYAGMRPATNYSDYRIIPRFDHDWLTVAGIRSTGFSGALGIAEHVIGLIVPHVFDVSHKDSHRPVSVPDLSEPSNRLRKNGERSGADPAYAEMLCHCECISVGEVRDALASPVPPQTIKGLKRRTRAMFGRCQGFYCGARVQAMFDERSKP, from the coding sequence ATGACATCCGACTTCGATATCGTTGTGATCGGCGCAGGAGTCGTCGGCACCGCCATCGCGCGCGATCTTTCGCGATTTAAGCTCAAGGTCGCATTACTCGAAGCGCGACCCGATTTCGGAGATGAATCGAGCAAAGGCAACTCGGCGCTGATGACGTCGGGCATAGAGATCGCTCCCGATAGCCTGGAGTATCGCCTGGTTCAGCGCGGCTATGCCCGCTATCTCGAGGAAGCACCGGCTCTCGGTTTGCCGATGCGCAAAGTCGGCGCGCTGACTCTCGCCTGGAGCGATGAGCAGTGCGCGATCCTCGAAGAAGAATTCGAGCGAGTTCGCGCGCTTGGGCACCAAGATTTTCACAGGCTGGAGTCCGCCGAAATCTACGACCGCTGGCCGAATTTCGGCCCCGGGATTCGGCTGGCTCTGTGGGCTCCCGAAGAAGGGATTGCCGATCCATTCTCGACTCCTTACGCCTACGTCCTGGACGCGGTCACGAACGGCGTCGAGTTCCATCATTCTTGGCCGGTTCAGTCTGTCGATCGCCTCCAGAATGGCTGGGCCCTGCACAGCGAACGCAGGAACGTCGTTCGCGCGAGGCTGGTGATCAATGCGTCCGGCCTGCGTGCCGACATCGTCGAAGCGCTAGCGGGGTACAATGATTTTGAGATGCGCCCCCGGCGTGGCCAATATCTGGTGCTCGACAAAGCCGCGCGCGCGATTCACGACGTGATCGCGATGCCGACCCCCACGCCCAAGGGTCGCGGCATCCTCATCTCTCCGACGATTTTCGGCAACGTCATTGTCGGGCCGACAGCCGAAGACGTGGATGATCGCGACGACCGCGCAACGACCGTTGACGGCATAAAGCTCCTCAAGGAAGCGATGGCGACCATGGTTCCGGGCCTCACAGCCATCCCGGTGAACACGGCCTATGCCGGCATGCGACCTGCCACGAACTACAGCGATTATCGGATCATTCCGCGCTTCGATCACGACTGGCTCACAGTTGCCGGTATTCGATCGACGGGCTTTTCCGGCGCACTCGGCATCGCCGAGCATGTCATTGGCCTGATCGTTCCGCACGTTTTCGATGTCAGCCACAAAGACAGTCACAGGCCCGTCAGCGTGCCGGACTTGTCGGAACCGTCAAACCGATTGCGGAAGAACGGCGAGCGCAGCGGCGCCGATCCTGCCTACGCCGAAATGCTCTGCCACTGCGAGTGTATCAGCGTTGGCGAGGTCCGCGATGCCCTCGCGTCTCCCGTCCCTCCGCAAACGATCAAAGGATTGAAGCGGCGCACCCGCGCGATGTTTGGCAGATGCCAGGGCTTCTACTGCGGAGCACGCGTGCAAGCGATGTTCGACGAAAGATCGAAACCATGA
- a CDS encoding choline kinase family protein, protein MSEIEMLEALPLWSAPPRIAPITGGRTNRNFAVHDGERSYFARIGEDLPHHRIDRQIERHAVTLAAAAEITPPLVYARDGLLVTGFIDGTTLHKHQIEDRHLVAIAALLRRLHQIPAEGLPAFSPRDAALLYLDMLPDSCLAIERRHLATRLSAMPAGEPLCLVHADLIPENFIESAGVLQVVDWEYAGRGAPETDLASVIANFDLDERRTSTLLDAYGSYSLGLLAAMREAQIIREYLWCLVQARHTDELGDLIEYTSLCRQRLLEIGL, encoded by the coding sequence ATGAGCGAAATCGAAATGTTAGAAGCGCTGCCGCTCTGGTCGGCGCCGCCGCGTATTGCGCCTATTACGGGAGGCCGCACGAACCGGAACTTCGCGGTTCACGACGGCGAACGCTCATACTTTGCGCGCATCGGCGAAGACTTGCCGCATCACCGGATCGACCGGCAGATTGAGCGTCACGCCGTGACGCTTGCGGCCGCTGCAGAGATAACGCCGCCACTCGTTTATGCGCGCGATGGGCTGCTCGTAACCGGCTTCATTGACGGTACGACACTCCACAAACACCAAATCGAGGATCGTCATCTCGTGGCGATCGCGGCGCTGTTGCGTCGCCTGCACCAGATTCCCGCGGAAGGTCTGCCCGCATTCTCGCCGAGAGACGCCGCACTGCTTTATCTGGATATGCTTCCAGACTCTTGTCTCGCAATCGAACGTCGGCACCTCGCAACGAGGCTTTCGGCGATGCCCGCAGGCGAACCGCTTTGCCTCGTCCACGCCGATCTGATCCCCGAAAATTTCATCGAAAGCGCCGGCGTCCTGCAAGTCGTCGACTGGGAATACGCGGGCCGCGGCGCGCCTGAAACGGATCTTGCATCTGTCATCGCGAATTTCGATCTCGATGAGCGCCGGACCTCAACACTCCTGGACGCCTATGGCTCCTATTCACTCGGTCTACTGGCTGCAATGCGCGAAGCGCAGATCATACGCGAATATCTTTGGTGCCTCGTTCAGGCGCGGCACACGGACGAGCTTGGAGATTTGATCGAATACACGAGCCTTTGCCGGCAGCGCCTGCTGGAGATCGGACTATGA
- a CDS encoding carbohydrate ABC transporter permease, protein MRTKSKLGAEWLMIAANVMLVALFLFPLAWMVLGSFKSDADLLSPSPVWFFNPTLDHWRFILANWAVERHLANSVIISVATTLLTLLLALPAAYGLSRFPVWRKDAVTYNLLSLKMIPPIASIVPLFVLLRQVGLYDTYLVLILLNTSFQLPFAILVMKSFVDEIPREIDEAASVDGCSPFGILWRTILPLSVSGLVCIGLFVFIFTWNEFLIANTMVGGKLRPLPPVVGLALTHRGILWGPALALGTVVLVPVFFLAFSLSRYMARGLTFGAVKG, encoded by the coding sequence GTGCGCACTAAAAGTAAGCTCGGTGCCGAGTGGCTGATGATTGCAGCCAACGTCATGCTCGTGGCTTTGTTTCTATTCCCGCTCGCATGGATGGTTCTGGGCTCGTTCAAGTCCGATGCCGATCTGCTGTCTCCAAGCCCGGTCTGGTTCTTCAATCCCACCTTGGATCACTGGCGATTCATCCTGGCCAACTGGGCTGTCGAACGCCATCTCGCCAACAGTGTCATTATCAGCGTGGCGACAACGCTTCTTACCTTGCTGCTCGCCCTACCCGCGGCATACGGGCTCTCTCGCTTTCCTGTCTGGCGCAAGGATGCCGTCACCTACAATCTGCTCAGCCTCAAGATGATCCCGCCGATCGCATCGATCGTGCCGTTGTTCGTCCTCCTGAGACAGGTCGGATTGTACGACACGTATCTGGTGCTGATCCTTCTCAACACGTCGTTTCAACTGCCCTTCGCCATCTTGGTGATGAAGTCGTTCGTCGACGAAATTCCCCGCGAGATAGACGAAGCGGCAAGTGTCGACGGATGCAGCCCGTTTGGCATTCTTTGGCGCACGATCCTGCCGCTATCGGTTTCAGGGCTCGTCTGCATCGGCCTGTTCGTCTTCATATTCACTTGGAACGAATTTCTGATCGCGAACACGATGGTTGGCGGCAAGCTGCGGCCCTTGCCGCCGGTGGTCGGGCTGGCCCTTACCCATCGCGGCATTCTCTGGGGACCCGCACTGGCGCTCGGCACAGTCGTCCTGGTTCCCGTCTTCTTTCTTGCATTCTCCCTGTCGCGTTACATGGCGCGCGGTCTGACTTTTGGCGCGGTGAAGGGATGA
- a CDS encoding sugar ABC transporter permease: MAPALLFITALTIYPLFYSLWASFTDLRLTSPVWRYVGFETYWLSLTNDIFRHSLAVTAVFLVTAVGLEFVVGFALALSFKKMRGQHPIMRALLMLPVMATPVSVGLIWKLMLNSDFGIIVHAGSAIGLGDVHWLSDTTMAVVSIIAMDVWQWTPFMFLILLAGLEGLPADLFEAAEIDGAKRRHVLFGITLPLMAPIIAVALVFRLMFAIATFDSVFVLTKGGPALSTDLMTLFIQREGLMNLNVASASAASFLVLIVAFVVIRVLFKKGFAGAH, encoded by the coding sequence TTGGCGCCAGCGCTCCTTTTCATTACCGCGCTCACCATTTACCCGCTCTTCTATTCTCTTTGGGCGAGCTTCACCGACCTGCGTTTGACAAGCCCTGTTTGGCGCTATGTGGGGTTTGAAACATACTGGCTCTCGCTCACGAACGATATCTTTCGACATTCGCTTGCCGTCACTGCTGTCTTTCTTGTCACGGCGGTCGGATTGGAGTTTGTGGTCGGCTTTGCGCTCGCGCTGTCGTTCAAGAAAATGCGCGGCCAGCACCCGATCATGCGCGCGCTACTGATGCTTCCTGTTATGGCAACGCCCGTGAGTGTTGGACTCATTTGGAAGCTGATGCTCAACAGCGATTTCGGCATCATTGTTCATGCGGGTTCGGCGATTGGACTCGGCGACGTGCACTGGCTCTCGGACACGACGATGGCGGTCGTCTCCATCATCGCAATGGACGTATGGCAATGGACGCCCTTCATGTTCCTCATCCTTTTGGCGGGTCTCGAAGGCCTCCCCGCAGATTTGTTCGAAGCCGCTGAGATCGACGGAGCAAAACGCCGGCACGTGCTCTTCGGCATCACGCTCCCGCTGATGGCCCCGATCATCGCCGTCGCCTTGGTATTCCGTCTCATGTTCGCAATCGCGACCTTCGACAGCGTATTTGTGCTGACCAAAGGCGGCCCCGCACTGTCGACGGACCTCATGACACTCTTCATTCAGCGCGAAGGACTTATGAACCTCAACGTCGCATCCGCGTCGGCCGCGTCCTTCTTGGTCCTGATCGTTGCGTTTGTCGTGATCAGGGTTCTATTCAAGAAAGGCTTCGCCGGTGCGCACTAA
- a CDS encoding DeoR/GlpR family DNA-binding transcription regulator produces the protein MKCDKRNPSGRRAELLRLMLARETVSVEELCVILSASPATIRRDLAALEADGALSRTHGGAALQDVRMADQDFAQRELQDIEEKQRIAEAVVRLIPPKSTLFMNDGSTIMAVARAIVSAGTELFVATPAVNVATKLAENRAVTSCLLGGFVRTTSLATSGHFTEAMTAQINADFAIISADAVSVECGLAFADPHDAGLAQKMMSQSKATIVVATARKLNARERVTAVPLSKISKLITGPSASVRELVATGLRVIETK, from the coding sequence ATGAAATGCGACAAGCGAAACCCCTCCGGACGACGCGCAGAACTCCTTCGACTGATGCTGGCTCGCGAAACCGTATCGGTGGAGGAGCTTTGCGTAATCCTGTCCGCGTCGCCAGCCACGATACGCCGCGATCTCGCAGCACTCGAAGCCGATGGCGCGCTGTCACGAACCCACGGCGGCGCGGCGCTTCAAGACGTGCGCATGGCCGACCAGGATTTTGCCCAGCGCGAATTGCAGGACATCGAGGAAAAGCAGCGCATCGCTGAGGCCGTTGTCCGCCTCATCCCGCCGAAAAGCACGCTCTTTATGAATGATGGCTCCACGATCATGGCGGTCGCAAGAGCAATCGTGTCCGCGGGAACTGAATTATTCGTGGCGACGCCAGCCGTGAATGTTGCGACGAAGCTCGCGGAAAATCGGGCCGTCACCTCGTGTTTGCTTGGCGGCTTCGTCCGAACGACGTCGCTTGCAACGAGCGGTCACTTCACCGAAGCAATGACGGCTCAAATCAACGCAGACTTCGCCATCATCTCCGCGGACGCCGTGAGCGTCGAATGTGGATTGGCATTTGCCGATCCGCACGACGCGGGGCTTGCGCAGAAAATGATGAGCCAGTCCAAAGCGACGATCGTCGTGGCGACGGCTCGCAAACTGAATGCCCGCGAGCGCGTAACGGCGGTTCCGTTGTCGAAAATTTCCAAACTCATCACAGGCCCGTCGGCATCAGTTCGCGAACTGGTCGCCACCGGACTGCGCGTCATCGAGACCAAGTAA
- a CDS encoding ABC transporter substrate-binding protein gives MMWNRGIGLAATALAGVLAFSPLSSAEAKEIRVIATGEAYGSAMKAAADVFKQRTGIEVKIDQLPYADAYNKEVLLGTAGSDEYDIMVLDCIWLPIFVKNNWVQPFEPLEAKASTKIDWKGFFPGIVDSYNVFDGKHYAAPVDFFIEVLGYRKDLLEKAGLTEPPKTWDQFRDYAAKLNAPESEVYGVATMPAEQDGAYSEWTVRLAGLKMPPNANQFVWDKDFKSTVAHEGNGKKALDRWLEIKPYTAPGAAAMGYAEAINAFAQGQAAMHINWYSFFSDIETPATSKVIGKVGYALPPRETLDGPRRDYLGGFQIAISAKAQEPDLAYQFISFVTSDEGQEIMLENGAPGAYRTQVYDNAKWLARYPFLAPIKTAEVLLPLTADLAEYVEMQRTVYDQISAAWVGKKNSEEAMNAAHSSLDDLLKQLKYQK, from the coding sequence ATGATGTGGAATCGGGGCATCGGACTGGCTGCGACGGCACTGGCGGGCGTTCTCGCGTTTTCGCCCCTGAGTTCTGCCGAGGCGAAAGAGATCCGCGTTATTGCGACGGGCGAAGCGTACGGATCGGCGATGAAGGCGGCTGCCGACGTGTTCAAGCAGCGCACCGGAATTGAAGTGAAGATCGATCAGCTGCCATACGCCGATGCCTATAACAAAGAAGTGTTGCTCGGCACTGCCGGCTCCGACGAATACGACATCATGGTGCTGGACTGCATCTGGCTACCGATCTTCGTGAAAAACAATTGGGTGCAGCCTTTCGAGCCGCTCGAGGCGAAGGCCTCGACGAAAATCGATTGGAAGGGGTTTTTCCCGGGCATTGTCGACAGCTACAACGTCTTCGACGGCAAACACTACGCGGCGCCGGTCGATTTCTTCATCGAGGTGCTTGGTTACCGAAAAGATCTGCTTGAAAAAGCGGGCCTCACCGAGCCTCCGAAAACATGGGACCAATTCCGGGACTATGCCGCCAAGCTCAACGCGCCAGAGTCTGAAGTTTACGGCGTCGCGACCATGCCAGCCGAGCAAGACGGCGCCTATTCGGAATGGACGGTCCGTTTGGCTGGACTGAAAATGCCGCCGAACGCCAACCAGTTCGTGTGGGACAAAGATTTCAAGTCGACGGTCGCGCACGAGGGTAATGGCAAAAAGGCACTCGACCGTTGGCTCGAGATCAAGCCTTACACGGCGCCGGGTGCTGCTGCGATGGGTTACGCCGAGGCCATCAATGCCTTTGCGCAGGGCCAAGCGGCCATGCACATCAATTGGTACTCCTTCTTCTCAGACATCGAAACTCCAGCCACCAGCAAGGTTATTGGCAAGGTGGGTTATGCGTTGCCTCCGCGCGAGACGCTCGATGGCCCGCGCCGCGACTACCTCGGCGGATTCCAGATTGCCATCAGTGCCAAGGCTCAGGAACCGGATCTCGCTTACCAGTTCATCAGTTTCGTCACGAGCGACGAAGGTCAAGAGATCATGCTGGAAAACGGTGCGCCCGGAGCCTACCGCACGCAAGTCTACGACAATGCGAAGTGGCTCGCGCGCTATCCGTTCCTGGCGCCTATCAAGACTGCCGAGGTTCTTCTGCCTCTGACGGCCGATCTCGCGGAATATGTCGAGATGCAACGGACTGTCTATGATCAGATCTCTGCGGCATGGGTCGGTAAAAAGAATTCGGAAGAGGCGATGAACGCCGCGCACAGTAGCCTCGATGATTTGCTGAAGCAGCTCAAGTATCAGAAGTGA
- a CDS encoding ABC transporter ATP-binding protein, with protein sequence MTDIVLRKVTKRFGDLVVLPELDLTIRSGEFTVLLGPSGCGKTTLMRIIAGLEEVTSGEIVISGQDVTHTRASERDVAMVFQSYALYPHLSVAHNLGFPLKVRGEASGVIDAKVKKVAALLGLTALLQRKPKQLSGGQRQRVALGRAIIREPRIFLFDEPLSNLDANMREGVRSELIRFHADVRKTIVYVTHDQVEAMTMAQRIVVMHEGVIQQIGTAKEVYKKPANTFVAGFVGSPGMNLVPAAEIGQPIIGQDFSGRREHVLRSAGRAALIGCRPENVRLGSRSASGFAFTAKILSLQPLGASMMVDLETAGSRIVALTEWRDNNLEPGQAIDVCFPLEDVCYFNEAGARFD encoded by the coding sequence ATGACCGACATTGTCCTCCGTAAGGTCACCAAACGCTTCGGCGATTTGGTCGTCCTGCCTGAACTCGATCTTACCATTCGAAGCGGCGAATTCACTGTGCTGCTCGGACCGTCGGGTTGCGGCAAGACAACTCTGATGCGGATCATTGCCGGACTCGAGGAGGTAACGAGCGGTGAAATCGTCATTTCCGGACAGGACGTGACGCACACGCGCGCCAGCGAACGCGACGTTGCGATGGTGTTCCAGAGCTATGCGCTCTATCCCCATCTCAGCGTCGCGCACAATTTGGGATTCCCGCTCAAGGTCCGCGGTGAGGCTTCCGGCGTCATCGACGCCAAGGTCAAGAAGGTCGCGGCCTTGCTCGGACTCACGGCGTTGCTTCAGCGGAAGCCGAAGCAATTGTCAGGCGGGCAGCGCCAACGCGTGGCGCTGGGCCGCGCAATCATCCGTGAGCCCCGCATTTTTCTATTCGACGAGCCCCTATCAAATCTCGACGCGAACATGCGTGAAGGCGTGCGCTCGGAGCTGATCCGGTTTCATGCGGACGTCCGTAAGACAATCGTCTATGTGACCCACGATCAGGTGGAGGCGATGACGATGGCGCAGCGCATCGTCGTCATGCACGAAGGGGTCATTCAGCAGATCGGGACGGCGAAGGAGGTCTACAAGAAGCCGGCGAATACGTTCGTCGCTGGCTTCGTCGGAAGCCCCGGCATGAACCTCGTGCCGGCAGCGGAAATTGGACAGCCTATCATTGGGCAGGATTTTTCCGGCCGCAGAGAACACGTTCTTCGATCTGCCGGACGCGCCGCCTTGATCGGATGCAGGCCAGAGAACGTGCGCCTCGGCTCCAGATCAGCTAGCGGCTTCGCGTTCACGGCGAAAATTCTATCGCTCCAGCCGCTGGGCGCATCGATGATGGTCGACCTCGAGACGGCGGGCAGCAGGATCGTCGCCTTGACCGAGTGGCGGGACAACAACTTGGAGCCAGGGCAGGCGATCGACGTTTGCTTTCCGCTTGAAGACGTCTGCTACTTCAATGAGGCCGGTGCACGCTTCGATTGA
- a CDS encoding cytochrome c has translation MTSRVSTGTKSHYVLAMTLALFTPAKAHAGEPGNADIGRIFALDHCSECHAVKENEVLSPNAGAPSFTSVANTSGMTGLALSAWLDTAHPTMPNFILSKQNRDDVIAYIISLKRQASQ, from the coding sequence ATGACGAGCAGAGTCTCAACCGGGACAAAATCGCATTACGTGCTTGCCATGACCCTGGCGCTCTTCACACCGGCAAAGGCACACGCGGGGGAGCCCGGCAACGCCGACATCGGGCGCATATTCGCGTTGGATCATTGCTCAGAATGCCACGCCGTCAAGGAAAATGAGGTGCTATCGCCGAATGCCGGCGCACCCAGTTTCACAAGCGTGGCAAATACATCGGGAATGACGGGCCTCGCGCTTTCGGCATGGCTGGATACCGCTCATCCGACAATGCCGAACTTCATCCTTTCGAAGCAAAACCGCGATGACGTGATCGCCTACATTATCAGCTTGAAACGCCAAGCATCTCAGTGA
- a CDS encoding universal stress protein — MNDEKRVPHLIRTAATLARNGGAHIIGLYVMPSATPPPDLVGPFAVTWMEDQLASYREQERRIKLVFDAKIKQADNITHEWRTDDSSFDANVADAVIDHARTADLVIVSQGGQNPWIDDVPERVALESGRPTLVVPQEGEFEQIGKDVTIAWKPTKEAARAAFDALPILTNAQRVRILTVTENGDTPSDGSNRTSSDELASSLLRHGVHAETETVAQDDLSVANRLLVHTRRTYQDLIVMGIYGHSRFREFILGGVSRDVLQHTKVPVLLAH, encoded by the coding sequence TTGAACGACGAAAAGCGCGTCCCACACCTTATAAGGACGGCCGCCACTTTAGCGCGTAATGGCGGAGCGCATATCATCGGCCTTTACGTGATGCCGTCGGCTACTCCCCCGCCTGATCTCGTGGGCCCATTTGCAGTGACGTGGATGGAAGATCAGCTTGCCAGCTATCGTGAACAGGAACGGCGTATCAAGCTAGTTTTTGATGCCAAGATCAAACAAGCGGACAACATCACGCACGAATGGCGAACAGACGATTCAAGCTTCGATGCTAATGTTGCCGATGCCGTCATTGATCATGCACGCACAGCCGATTTAGTCATCGTTAGTCAGGGAGGACAAAATCCCTGGATTGACGACGTCCCGGAACGCGTCGCGCTCGAAAGCGGCCGGCCCACTCTCGTCGTTCCGCAGGAAGGTGAGTTTGAGCAAATAGGCAAAGACGTCACCATCGCCTGGAAGCCGACCAAAGAAGCCGCACGCGCTGCATTCGATGCATTGCCGATTCTGACAAACGCTCAGCGCGTTCGCATTTTGACGGTGACGGAGAACGGCGACACCCCATCCGACGGAAGCAACCGAACATCAAGCGATGAACTCGCTTCCTCGCTGTTGCGCCACGGCGTTCATGCTGAGACCGAAACGGTTGCTCAGGATGATCTGTCCGTTGCCAATCGGCTTCTGGTGCATACGCGGCGCACGTATCAAGATCTCATTGTCATGGGTATCTACGGGCATTCAAGATTTCGAGAGTTCATTTTGGGCGGCGTCTCGCGAGATGTCCTGCAACATACAAAGGTGCCGGTGTTACTTGCCCATTAG
- a CDS encoding Crp/Fnr family transcriptional regulator → MFSAPQTEQTTSFKTARRSPNRQPVEGLDGFHSGTVRRIEAKEHVFCEGDPRTHVYRIEDGVIALSKVLSDGRRQIIDFAYPGDYIGLGMFGDHVFDAQATCACKVKCLPTSQLEHDAARDPALAFRLYNAVSAELSAARRLLVSVGQGTAMERIASFLIELKGRGGHAEEDLINLPMRRSDIADLLGLTIETVSRTLTKLRMMRVIEIQNGNDVRILDANRLEEIAG, encoded by the coding sequence ATGTTTAGCGCGCCACAAACCGAGCAGACCACGAGCTTCAAAACCGCTCGGAGATCGCCTAACCGCCAGCCCGTTGAAGGTCTCGACGGCTTCCATTCAGGGACCGTGCGGCGCATCGAGGCGAAAGAGCATGTCTTTTGCGAGGGAGACCCGCGGACGCACGTCTATCGTATCGAAGACGGTGTGATTGCTCTGTCAAAGGTCCTGAGCGACGGCCGCCGCCAGATTATCGACTTTGCCTATCCCGGCGATTACATCGGCCTCGGAATGTTCGGCGACCACGTTTTCGACGCGCAAGCCACCTGCGCTTGCAAGGTCAAGTGTCTGCCGACATCGCAGCTCGAACATGATGCGGCGCGCGATCCGGCCCTCGCCTTTCGGCTCTATAACGCCGTTTCAGCAGAACTCTCGGCCGCGCGCCGGCTGCTCGTCAGTGTCGGTCAGGGCACCGCAATGGAACGAATTGCTTCGTTTCTTATCGAATTGAAGGGCCGCGGCGGCCACGCAGAAGAAGATCTTATTAACCTGCCGATGCGTCGCTCCGATATTGCCGATCTGCTCGGCTTGACGATCGAGACGGTCAGCCGCACGCTGACGAAACTTAGGATGATGCGCGTCATCGAGATTCAAAATGGAAATGACGTTCGCATTCTTGATGCCAATCGTCTTGAAGAGATCGCCGGCTGA
- a CDS encoding response regulator translates to MTEILVVDDDPEIRSLLKTCFEREGYDVIEAPDALNARAALERGTISLITLDLTLGRDDGLSLAREIRASCDVPIVMLSGKGDTVDRIVGLEVGADDYIAKPFSPREVLARVRAVLRRREGGSAPAARPASAHEVFRFGSWTLDITSRELKGQLNERRELTTAEFNLLELFVRHAHRVLSRDEIMDLLKGHDYSPLDRSIDALVSRLRRKIDDETDAEHIKSIRGVGYMFASDVRRTA, encoded by the coding sequence GTGACCGAAATACTCGTTGTCGATGATGATCCCGAGATCCGAAGCTTGCTCAAGACGTGCTTCGAGCGGGAAGGTTACGACGTCATTGAAGCGCCTGACGCCCTGAACGCTCGTGCTGCGCTGGAGCGCGGCACCATCAGCCTCATAACGTTGGATCTGACGCTCGGCCGCGATGATGGTCTAAGCCTCGCGCGAGAAATCCGGGCGTCCTGCGACGTGCCGATCGTGATGCTTTCAGGCAAGGGCGATACGGTCGATCGCATCGTCGGGCTGGAGGTCGGCGCCGACGATTACATTGCGAAGCCGTTCAGTCCGCGTGAGGTTCTGGCGCGCGTGCGCGCGGTGTTGAGACGGAGGGAGGGCGGCAGTGCGCCGGCCGCCCGACCGGCATCCGCGCATGAAGTCTTCCGTTTCGGCAGTTGGACGCTCGACATAACAAGCCGTGAACTCAAGGGGCAATTGAACGAGCGTCGCGAGCTGACGACAGCTGAATTCAATTTGCTCGAGCTCTTCGTGCGGCACGCGCACCGGGTGCTGTCGCGAGACGAAATTATGGATCTCCTCAAGGGGCACGATTACTCGCCACTCGATCGCTCGATCGACGCGCTCGTCAGCCGGTTGCGCCGAAAAATCGACGACGAGACGGATGCCGAGCACATCAAATCGATCCGCGGGGTCGGGTATATGTTCGCGAGCGACGTTCGCCGGACCGCTTAG